In Stigmatopora nigra isolate UIUO_SnigA chromosome 2, RoL_Snig_1.1, whole genome shotgun sequence, a single window of DNA contains:
- the LOC144185348 gene encoding phosphopantothenoylcysteine decarboxylase-like, translating to MQADEDVCHPRSEWVKSAETFCVLVGVTGSVAALKLPNLVSELLLLPGVDVRVVTTEHAQHFYNPEEVPAKVYSDKDEWEMWSQRSDPVLHIELRRWADLFVIAPLDANTLGKLSSGICDNLLTCVVRAWDNSRPLLFCPAMNTAMWQHPITAQQIQRLKEFDYVEIPCIAKKLVCGDKGKGAMAEVSTIIGVIDQYRRQTSQPSPPRT from the exons ATGCAGGCGGATGAAGATGTTTGTCATCCTCGAAGCGAATGGGTGAAGTCAGCTGAAACTTTTTGTGTTCTTGTTGGAGTGACTGGAAGTGTAGCTGCTCTCAAACTTCCTAATTTAGTCTCTGAACTTCTGCTTCTACCTGGG gTGGATGTAAGAGTGGTCACAACTGAGCATGCTCAGCACTTCTATAACCCCGAAGAGGTGCCAGCGAAAGTTTACAGTGACAAAGATGAATGGGAG ATGTGGAGTCAGAGATCTGACCCGGTGCTGCACATTGAACTCAGACGCTGGGCGGACCTATTCGTCATTGCCCCCTTAGATGCAAACACGCTTGGAAAGCTCTCCAGTGGCATATGTGATAATCTGCTG ACGTGTGTGGTGAGGGCTTGGGATAACAGTCGCCCTCTTCTCTTCTGCCCCGCTATGAACACTGCTATGTGGCAGCATCCCATCACAGCCCAGCAAATTCAAAGGCTGAAGGAGTTTGACTATGTGGAAATCCCCTGCATTGCAAAGAAGCTGGTGTGTGGAGACAAAG GCAAAGGTGCCATGGCAGAAGTGTCGACTATCATCGGTGTTATAGATCAGTATCGTCGACAAACCAGTCAGCCTTCCCCACCAAGAACATGA